Within Halobacterium jilantaiense, the genomic segment GCGTCCGCGTCGCTCGCCTGCACGTCGAGCGCGTCGACGGCCGTCCGATAAGCTGCCGCGGCGTCGCTGTCCGGAGCATGTGCAAGCAGCGGTTCGCCCGCGCGCCGCGCCGCCCGCGCCGCGTCGTCCTCGGGAACGGCTGCGAGCGTCGGCCCCTCGAAGTAGCGGTCGGCTTTCGCCGCGACGCGGTCGACGGCGTCGCCGTCGGTCACGCGATTGAACAGCACGCCCGCGACGCCCGTGCCGTAGGAGGCCGCGTACTCCTGAACCTTGAGGGCGTCCGAGATGGCGGGAATCGTCGGTTCGACCACGAGCACCGTTCGGTCCGCGAGCACGACGGGGAGGACGGCGTCCCGGCTGGCGAGCGTCGCTGGCGAGTCCAGCAGGAGAACGTCCGTGTCGCTGGCGAGTTCGGCGACCACGTCCCGGAGCCGCTCCGGTTCGGCCGCGCGGAAATCAGAGAGGCTCGTCCCGCAGGGCACCACGCGCATCCCGTGTCGCTCGTAGACCGCGTCCGAGACGGCGGCGTCGGCGTCCGCCAGCAGGAGGTCGTGCAGCGTCACGTCCACGTCCGCCAGCCCAGCGTGGAACAGCAGGTTCGCCATCCCCGTGTCGGCGTCCACGACGGTCACGTCGTAGTCGTCGGCGAGCGCGAGACCGAGCGCGAGCGTGCTCGTCGTCTTCCCGGTGCCGCCCTTCCCCGACGCGACCGCGAACGCCTCAACCATCGGTTGCGTCCCGCTGGTCGTTCACGTCGGTTCCGGCCGCTTCGTCGCGCGTTCGGAGCGCCGCCGCGACCGTCTGGCGGTCCGACGGCAGCTCGGCGAGCCGCCGGTCGGCGTTCGCGCGCGTCTCCCGGAGGTCCTCGCGCGGTCGACCGAGCGCACGCCCCCGGCACGCCTCGTAGAGCGCCGACACCGACGCCCGGTACGCCGCGACGGTCTGTGCCCGCGCCACCGCTGCCGACACCGCCTCCTCGTCTCCGGTCGCCGCCACCACGTCGCCACCGTCGCCGCCGACGCTCACGACCACAGCGTCCGGTGCCCGAGCGCGGACGGTCGCCGCCGCCGAATCGGCGTCCGCCGCCGCGCAGTCGACGACCACCACCCGGTCGTCGCCAGCGGAGAGCGCGGCGGCGAGGTCGTCGACGGCGACGGCCTCGGCGTCGTCCAGCACCTCCGAGAGCGTCGACCGCGTCGCGTCCGCGACCAGAAGTGTCACACCAGCCTATGGACGCTACCCGATTAAATATTTTCCGAGCAGATTCTGCAAACATTCGACCAGATCTGTCTGGTCAGCGGCCAGTTCCCAGACGCCGGGGACGCGAACCGGCTTTATCGGTCGCCGACGCCGAGCGACGGACACGCCAGATGGGGTCCGACGACCACCCGGCCGGCGTCTCAGGGAGCGCGCTCGCTGGGCTCGCGCGCCGCGCCGTCCACGGCAACCTCGTCGTCTCGCTGGCCGCCACCAGTGTCGCCGCCACCACCGCGGCCCTCGTCCGCGTCCCCGTCGACCCGCTCGCGCTGTTCGTCGTGTTCGCCGCCACGCTGTTCGTCTACAGCGCCGACCGCGTCGCCGACGCCGACGTCGACGCCGCGAACCTCCCCAGACGCGCGGCGTTCGCGCGACGCCACGGCCGCACGGTGGTCGCAGCCAGCACGCTACTGTACGTGGCCGCCGTCGCGCTCGCCGCCGCTCGCGGCGTCCGCTACGTCGAGTTCCTCGCGCTCCCCGTCGTCGCCGTCGGCGTCTACTCCGGCCTGCGCGCGAAACGCGTGTTCCTCGCGAAGAACCTCCTCGTCGGCGGCGCGTGGGCCGCGGTCCCGCTCGGCGTCGGCGCACACGCCGCTCGACTCGGCGACCCACGGGTCTGGCTGCTCGCCGCCTGGACCGGCTCGGTCATCACCGTCGCCGCCGTCGTCTTCGACGTCAAGGACGTCCACGGTGACCGTGCCGCCGGCATCGACACGATTCCGGTCCGCTACGGGCCGGCCGCGGCCCGCCGGGTCGCGACACTCGCGAACGCGGCCCTCGCCCTCGCCGTCGTCGCGCTCGTCGCGACCCGGGTGCTTCCTGGTCGCTTCCTCGTCCTACTCGTCCTCCACGCCTACGTCGCGGCCTACGTCCCGTTCGCGACCCCCGACCGCAGCGCGCTCTTCTACGGCCTCGTCGTCGACGGCGAACACGTCGTCCTCGCACTGATTGTCCTCGTACTTCACGGAGCCGGTATGCTGTAATTTCGAGCAGCTACACAGTCGTTGACAGCTGTTTACATGCCGTCGGTTCGTGGCTTCGGGGCTGCCGGCCGCCGGAAGCCGGTATCGGTCTCTTATTCGAGTCGCGGCCAGACGGTCTCACGAGCGTGGGACTGCCGTACCGAATCGCGAAGGCCAGAGGGTCGCAGAAAATCCGCCCTCCCCGATTTGAACGGGGGACAAGTCGATCTACAGTCGACTGCTCTACCAGTCTGAGCTAAGGGCGGATGCACTCGAACGTAGGCCGGCGTCGAAATTTAAGGGTTATCATTCCAGTTCGGGAGACGATTGTCAGACGCGACAGCACATTTAATAAGGGGCGAAGCGGTAGTGCCTGACAACCGTCATGTCGAAAGTCACGTTCCGCGCGGACGACGACCTCGTCGCTGCCGTCGAGGACCTCGACGCCTCGAAGAGCGAGGTCATGCGGGAGGCGCTTCGCACGTACCTCACGGAGAGTCGCGTGGACGCCGGCGGGTCGCTGGACGCGATGGTCGCCGATCGCGTCGACGGGCTGGTCGGGGACGCCGCCGAGCCGGCCGGCCGGTCCGGAGGCGCGCGTGACGTAAACATCAACATCACCGTGGAGACCGACGACGGCGCGTCCGTCGACGCGGAGTCGTCGGGCACGGGTCAGCGCGCGGCCGACGCCGGCCGCGGCCGCCAGCAGCCCGGGGGGGACGGCGAGCGGTCGTGCAAGCAGTGCGGGTCGTCGCTGTCCGGCGAGCACGTGTACTGCCCGAACTGCGGGGAGAAAGCGTCGCATCGCGTCTTCTGTGAGTGCGGCGACGAAGTTCGGGCCGACTGGGCGTTCTGCCCGCACTGCGGCCGTCGGACGGCGTCCGCAGACGCGCTCGACCGGCAGGGGTAAGACAGCTGTTTACATTCGCCGTTAGTTATATGTAGCAAGCTGCTCTGGGTACTCGTACGTAAGACGGTCGTCTTACACAGAATCACCAGATGGCGCGGCCCCTTCGCGCCAACCCGGTGGTGTAAGACACGGAAGCGGGAGACCGGGTCCGTCTTACCAACACGGGGATACCAAATATGGAGCGTGTGACACTCCGGATTCCGGAACAGCAGATCGACGAGGTGGAACAGATGGTCGAACGGGGGAAGTTCCCCAACCGGAGCGAGGCGATTCGCTCCGCCGTTCGCGAGATGATCGACGAGCAGACGGACCAGACCGGTCCGAAGAACTGGGCGAAGGTGTAGACGATGCAGGACATCGTTCAGGACGCCCTCGACAACGCCGAAGCCGAGAAGCGCGAGATGGACGCCAGCACCGACGGCGACGAGTTCGGCGACCCCCGCATCGTCATCGTCGGCTGCGGCGGCGCTGGCAACAACACCGTCAACCGGCTGTACAACATCGGTGTCGAGGGCGCGGACACCGTCGCCATCAACACCGACAAGCAGCACCTGAAGATGATCGAGGCCGACACGAAGATTCTCGTCGGCAAGTCCCTGACCAACGGGCTCGGCGCTGGCGGCGACCCGTCGATGGGCGAGCGCGCGACCGATATGGCTCAGGGGACGATCAAGGAGGTACTCGGCGACGCGGACCTCGTGTTCGTGACCGCCGGTATGGGGGGCGGAACGGGGACCGGCGCAGCGCCGGTCGTCTCGAAGATCGCCAAAGAGCAGGGCGCAATCGTCGTCGGCATGGTGTCGACGCCGTTCAACGTCGAGCGCGCCCGCACCGTCAAGGCCGAGGAGGGCCTGGAGAAGCTCCGCGAGGAAGCCGACTCCATCATCGTTCTCGACAACAACCGGCTGCTGGACTACGTGCCCAACCTCCCCATCGGGGACGCGTTCTCCGTGATGGACCAGATCATCGCGGAGACGGTCAAGGGCATCAGTGAGACGATTACGCAGCCCAGCCTCATCAACCTCGACTACGCCGACATGACCGCCATCATGAACCAGGGCGGCGTGGCGGTGATGTTGGTCGGTGAGACCCAGGACAAGAACAAGACCAACGAGGTCGTCAAGGACGCGATGAACCACCCGCTGCTGGACGTCGACTATCGCGGCGCGAGCGGCGGGCTCGTCCACATCACTGGCGGCCCGGACCTCACGCTGAAAGAGGCCGAGGGCATCGCCGACAACATCACGGAGCGTCTGGACGCGAGCGCGAACGTCATCTGGGGCGCTCGCATCCAGGAGAACTACAAGGGGAAGGTGCGCGTCATGGCCATCATGACGGGCGTGCAGTCCGCGCAGGTACTCGGCCCGAGCACGCAGAAGCAGGCCGACAAGTCCCGGAAGGAGCTCCGAGACGTCGAGTCCTCGGACTCGAAGCAGCGCGTGGCCGACGACGCGTCGACGGGCGGCTTCGGCGGTGCGCACTCCGACGGCGGTCAGGACGAGGTCGAGCAGGAGAACGGTCTCGACGTCATCCGGTAATCGGCAGTCTTCTCTCTCTCTCTTTGCGATTGCCGAGCGACGGCACTCTGCGCGGTGCCGTCGGTCCTGCCAGTCGGCCTACACTGACTCGACTGCGTCGACGAGCGCGCACTTCCGGCAGCGGTCCTGGGTCGTCGGCGCGCCACACTCCTCGCACTCACCGACGGTTTCGCCGTCCTCGTCGTCTCCGTACTCGTCGGCCGCGAGACTCGCGAGTTCCTCGTAGCCGGCCATGATGGAGTGCCGCGTTCCGGGGTGGTTCTCCTCGAGTTTCAGGAGGAGGTCCTGAATCTCGCCGCGGAACGCCTCGCTGGCGTGCGGGCACTCTTCCATGTGGACCGGGAGGTCGCGGAGCTGGGCGTACAGCGCGACCTCTTTTTCGGGAACGTCACGGAGCGGTTTCGCGCGCGGAATCATCCCGTCTTTCTCGTTGCGCTCACCGAACGGCCCCAGACTGGCGTCGAAGTGTTTCGCGACCTGTTCGACGTTCCCCTCGAAGACGTTCATCAGTGCGGTCTCGGCCTCGTCGTCGAGGTTGTGCCCGGTGAGGAGTTTGTCCGCGTCGTACTCGTCGGCGTACCGCGCGAGCACGTCCCGGCGGAACACCCCGCAGTACGCACACGGTGCCATGTCCAGTGGGTCGTCCTCGGCGACGTCGTCCATCTCGACGTCGAACTCCTCGCGGTAGGTCGCGACCTCGTGGCGGATGCCGCGCTCGGCGACCAGTTCCTCGCAGGCGTCGAGGCTCTCGTCGCGGTAGCCCTCGATGCCTTCGTGAATCGTGAGCGCGACCAGCTCGACCCGGGGATCCTCCTCGAAGGTGTCGTGGAGGATGTCGGTGAGGACGACGCTGTCTTTCCCGCCGGACAGCCCGACGACCCACGTCTCGGGGTCTTCGGGGGTGGCGTCGGCGGGCAGCATGTCGTCCTCGCGGACGCGCCGCCGCACGCGGCGCTCCACGCTCTCGAGGAAGTGTGGCTCGCAGAGGTGGGCACCGGAGTAGGCGGCGTGCATCACCGCGTCCCGGTCGCACTTCGTGCAGTCCATCGGGCACAGGTAGCGCGGTCGGCGGTTTCACCGTTTCGGGACACCGACCGGAACGGGCGCGTAAATCACATAGCGGGATAGCAAATTCGGGTGGCGGAGCAATTAGGGGCCGGCAGTGGTGGCAGTCACCGGACCATCCCCCGCGTGTACGCCGAGAGCGTCTCGCTGACGACGACGACGCCGAAAATCACGAGGAGAATCATCGCCACGGACTGCCAAGCGAACGCGTTGACCGCCCGGAACAGCTGGACGCCGATGCCGCCCGCGCCGACGAACCCGAGGATGGTCGAGTCTCGGACGTTGATGTCCCAGCGGTAGACGCTCAGCCCGACCAGCGCCGGCTTGACCTGCGGGAGGATGCCGAACAGCAGCACTTGCAGCGACGACGCGCCGGAGGCACGGACCGCCTCCACTTGCCCGAAGTCGATCTCCTCGATTTCCTCGCCGAGCAGTTTCCCGAGGAAGCCGACCGACCGAAACGCGATTGCGACGGTTCCGGCGAGCGGCCCGGCCCCGAACACGACGACGAAGACGAGCGCCCAGACGATAGTGTTCACCGACCGGCTCACCGTGACGATTAGTTTTCCGAGCCAGTAGGTCGCCGCGTTCGGCGTCGTGTTCTCTGCGGCGAGGAGTGCAACCGGAACCGCGAGGACGAGCGCGCCGGCCGTCCCCATCGCGGCGATGTGAATCGTCTCGATTAGCGGGCCGACGAGGTCGCCGGCGTACGCCACGTCCGGAGGGTACATCCGCGTGAGCAGGTCGCTGATTTCACGCGGGATAATCTCGGGTCTCGTGACGCCCATGTCGAGGAACCGCCACGAGGCGGCGAACACGACGGCCGCACCGAGCCACCCGAGGAGTCGGCCGAGTCGGTGACGGCGGTCGAACCGCTGCCACGTCTCGCTGTCGTTCGCGCTTGCCATCACTGGTACCTCCGTCTGACGACCGCGCTGACGCCTTCCGCGAGGAGGACGACGGCGACGATGGCGACGAGAATCGCGGAGACGTACTGGTAGCTGTAGCGGTTGAACGCGGTGAGCAACACCGACCCGATGCCGCCCGCGCCGACGATGCCGACGATGGTCGAGGTGCGGATGTTGATGTCCCAGCGGTAGACGCTCAGGCCGGCGAACCGCGGGATTATCTGCGGAACGACGCCGTAGAGGAGCGTCTGAATCGACGACGCGCCGGCCGCGCGCACCGCGTCGACGCTCCCCATGTCGATGTCTTCGAGGTCTTCGGCGAGCAGCTTCGAGAAGAAGCCGACTGTCTTGAACGTGATTGTGATGATGCCCGCCAACGGGCCGAGCCCGACGGCTTTCACCACGAGGATGGCGACGATGATGGCGTTGAGCGCGCGTGAGACGGCGATGAATCCGCGGTTGAGGTAGTACAGCGGTTTCGGGGAGAGGTTCTCGGCCGCCATGAACGCGACCGGGACGCTGAGGAGGATGCCCGTCACCGTCGACACCATCGCCATCGCGACGCTCTCGGCCATCTTGTCGACGATGCGCTGTGCCTGTCTGGGTGTCGCGTCGGGCGGCAGAAAGTCACCCAGCAGCGACGCACCGCGACCGAACCCGCGGACGATACGGGAGAGGTCTAGGCCGACGCCCGCCGCCGACCAGACGAAGAACGCGAGGATGCCGGCGTAGACGACCCACTTCAGCTCGCGTCGCCTGAACGCCGTCGGCCGCTGCCACGTTCGCTCGTCGGTCGCCATCTCAGGGCTCACCCGGGAGCGACCGTCCGGGGTCGGCGTCGAGGGGTGCCGCCGACTCCGAGTCTGCAGGCGTGGACGCCGACGTGTCGGCGTCGGGCCGTTCGATTCCTCGGTAGACCCGGTCGAAGCCGGCGTCGTCGAGTTCGGACGGCGTGCCGTCGAAGACGAGTTCGCCGTCGTGAAGGCCGACGATGCGGTCTGCGTACTCCACTGCGAGGTCCACCTCGTGGATGTTGATGAGGACCGGGATGTCTCGCTCGGCGGCGATTTCGGTCAGCAACTGCATCACCGTGTTCGAGGTCTCGGGGTCGAGGCTGGACGTCGGTTCGTCGACGAGCAGAATCTTCGGCTGCTGGATGAGCGCGCGAGCGATGCCGACGCGCTGGCGCTGGCCGCCGGAGAGTTCGTCGGCGCGCTTGTCCTCCATGTCGCCGAGGCCGACGCGGTCGAGGATGTCGTAGGCCCGCCGGATGTCTTCCGGCGGGAACGACCGGCGGAAGGCCTGCCACGCGGAGACGTAGCTGAGGCGGCCCGTGAGGACGTTCTCCATGACGGTGAGTCGCTCGACCAGATTGTACTCCTGGAAGATCATCCCGATGTCGCCGCGGGCTTCCCGGAGCGCGTCGTCGCCCAGCGCCGTCAGCTCGGTGCCGTCGAGGGTGACGGTGCCACTGGTCGGCTCGGTGAGGCGGTTGATGCACCTGATGAAGGTGCTCTTGCCCGCGCCGCTCGGACCGATCATCGCCGTCGTCTCGTTGCCCTCGACCGAGAGGCTGACGCCGCGCAGCGCTTCGTCGCCCGACGAGTACGTCTTCGTGAGGTCGGTAACGTCGAGTGTCATTCCCCGAGGGCGCTCTGCGTGTACTCGACGCCGTTGTAGCGCTGGATGACCATGATGTCGTACCAGTGGCGGCGGTACTCGATGGGGACGTACTCGTTGTAGCCGGTCCGCTCGGCGTACGCCGTGTCAGCGAAGTTCGAGTCGAGCCAGGCGGCCCGGATGCCCTCCTGGATGTCGGGGTGGAGGTTGTACCGGTACGCGATGGGGCCGTTGGGGAACGGCGCGGACGCCCAGACGACTTTGAAGTCGTCGAAGCTCAGGCTGCTGTCGCCTTCGACGGTGTCCTTGAAGCAGGTCGAGCAGATGGGGCCGGCGTCGTAGTCACCGGCGGCGATGCCCCGCGTGGTCTGGGAGTGCCCGCCGGAGAAGTTGATTTCGTAGTCCTCGCCGGCCGTCACGTCGAAGTACTGGTCGAACAGCGCGGACGGGGCCTGGTGGCCGGAGTTCGAGGCGGGTTCCGCGTGGGCAATCTTGACGTCGTCGTCCGCGAAGTCCTCGACGCTCTGGACGTCGCCCGCGTCGGCTCGCGTCGTGGCGAACAGCCGGTACCCGAACGAGCCGTCGGGACCGATACCGGCGGCGAACGGGACCGCACCACAGAGGTTGACCGCGAAGCAGGTCGTCCCGGTCGAGAAGTTCGCGATGTGGGCGCGCTCGGAGCGCATCGCTTCGACGGAGGCGGCGTAGCTGTCGACCTTGTTGTACTCGACAGACTTGCCCGTCTCCTCTTCGACGCGGTCGAAGACAGCCTGAAAGTCCTCCTCGTAGCGACCCTGAACGTCTTCGCTCGGACTCTCGGTGAAAATGAGTGTGTCCGGGTCGAGCCACTCGCTCTCGTCGTCGGGCGTCTCCCGGACCGGCTGGCCGTGGGGCACCTCGTCGACCTCGCGGTCGCCCATGCTCTCGAGGTCACTCTGGCCGCCGCGCTCGAACCCCTCGTCGATGAGCGGCTTCGAGCGGTAGTTGTGGTCTTCCCACTCGGGTTCGGCTGCGTCGAACTCGCTTGCGTCGGTCATCAGTGGGTCGCTGCCGCTGTCGCCGTCGCCGCCGGTGCTACCGAGTCCGGAACAGCCGGCGAGTCCGGCCGCGGCTGCGACTGCGGAGGTCTTCAGGAAGGTACGACGGTGGGCGCTACCGTTGTCGGACATCAGGTGAGTGCAAACAGCACCTCCCAAAGAGAGCTTATAATATTGATACGTTGCGGGACGGAACCGGTACGCTCCGGGCAATACCACTACATAGCTCTACCGGCGTGTTGGTCGTCACTGGGGCGGGAAGCAGACGCCGCCGGAGCAGCGCGT encodes:
- the ncsA gene encoding tRNA 2-thiolation protein NcsA, with the protein product MDCTKCDRDAVMHAAYSGAHLCEPHFLESVERRVRRRVREDDMLPADATPEDPETWVVGLSGGKDSVVLTDILHDTFEEDPRVELVALTIHEGIEGYRDESLDACEELVAERGIRHEVATYREEFDVEMDDVAEDDPLDMAPCAYCGVFRRDVLARYADEYDADKLLTGHNLDDEAETALMNVFEGNVEQVAKHFDASLGPFGERNEKDGMIPRAKPLRDVPEKEVALYAQLRDLPVHMEECPHASEAFRGEIQDLLLKLEENHPGTRHSIMAGYEELASLAADEYGDDEDGETVGECEECGAPTTQDRCRKCALVDAVESV
- a CDS encoding UbiA family prenyltransferase; protein product: MGSDDHPAGVSGSALAGLARRAVHGNLVVSLAATSVAATTAALVRVPVDPLALFVVFAATLFVYSADRVADADVDAANLPRRAAFARRHGRTVVAASTLLYVAAVALAAARGVRYVEFLALPVVAVGVYSGLRAKRVFLAKNLLVGGAWAAVPLGVGAHAARLGDPRVWLLAAWTGSVITVAAVVFDVKDVHGDRAAGIDTIPVRYGPAAARRVATLANAALALAVVALVATRVLPGRFLVLLVLHAYVAAYVPFATPDRSALFYGLVVDGEHVVLALIVLVLHGAGML
- a CDS encoding double zinc ribbon domain-containing protein; translation: MSKVTFRADDDLVAAVEDLDASKSEVMREALRTYLTESRVDAGGSLDAMVADRVDGLVGDAAEPAGRSGGARDVNINITVETDDGASVDAESSGTGQRAADAGRGRQQPGGDGERSCKQCGSSLSGEHVYCPNCGEKASHRVFCECGDEVRADWAFCPHCGRRTASADALDRQG
- the phnD gene encoding phosphate/phosphite/phosphonate ABC transporter substrate-binding protein, with protein sequence MSDNGSAHRRTFLKTSAVAAAAGLAGCSGLGSTGGDGDSGSDPLMTDASEFDAAEPEWEDHNYRSKPLIDEGFERGGQSDLESMGDREVDEVPHGQPVRETPDDESEWLDPDTLIFTESPSEDVQGRYEEDFQAVFDRVEEETGKSVEYNKVDSYAASVEAMRSERAHIANFSTGTTCFAVNLCGAVPFAAGIGPDGSFGYRLFATTRADAGDVQSVEDFADDDVKIAHAEPASNSGHQAPSALFDQYFDVTAGEDYEINFSGGHSQTTRGIAAGDYDAGPICSTCFKDTVEGDSSLSFDDFKVVWASAPFPNGPIAYRYNLHPDIQEGIRAAWLDSNFADTAYAERTGYNEYVPIEYRRHWYDIMVIQRYNGVEYTQSALGE
- a CDS encoding ribbon-helix-helix domain-containing protein, translating into MERVTLRIPEQQIDEVEQMVERGKFPNRSEAIRSAVREMIDEQTDQTGPKNWAKV
- the phnE gene encoding phosphonate ABC transporter, permease protein PhnE, producing MATDERTWQRPTAFRRRELKWVVYAGILAFFVWSAAGVGLDLSRIVRGFGRGASLLGDFLPPDATPRQAQRIVDKMAESVAMAMVSTVTGILLSVPVAFMAAENLSPKPLYYLNRGFIAVSRALNAIIVAILVVKAVGLGPLAGIITITFKTVGFFSKLLAEDLEDIDMGSVDAVRAAGASSIQTLLYGVVPQIIPRFAGLSVYRWDINIRTSTIVGIVGAGGIGSVLLTAFNRYSYQYVSAILVAIVAVVLLAEGVSAVVRRRYQ
- the phnE gene encoding phosphonate ABC transporter, permease protein PhnE translates to MASANDSETWQRFDRRHRLGRLLGWLGAAVVFAASWRFLDMGVTRPEIIPREISDLLTRMYPPDVAYAGDLVGPLIETIHIAAMGTAGALVLAVPVALLAAENTTPNAATYWLGKLIVTVSRSVNTIVWALVFVVVFGAGPLAGTVAIAFRSVGFLGKLLGEEIEEIDFGQVEAVRASGASSLQVLLFGILPQVKPALVGLSVYRWDINVRDSTILGFVGAGGIGVQLFRAVNAFAWQSVAMILLVIFGVVVVSETLSAYTRGMVR
- the ftsZ gene encoding cell division protein FtsZ; amino-acid sequence: MQDIVQDALDNAEAEKREMDASTDGDEFGDPRIVIVGCGGAGNNTVNRLYNIGVEGADTVAINTDKQHLKMIEADTKILVGKSLTNGLGAGGDPSMGERATDMAQGTIKEVLGDADLVFVTAGMGGGTGTGAAPVVSKIAKEQGAIVVGMVSTPFNVERARTVKAEEGLEKLREEADSIIVLDNNRLLDYVPNLPIGDAFSVMDQIIAETVKGISETITQPSLINLDYADMTAIMNQGGVAVMLVGETQDKNKTNEVVKDAMNHPLLDVDYRGASGGLVHITGGPDLTLKEAEGIADNITERLDASANVIWGARIQENYKGKVRVMAIMTGVQSAQVLGPSTQKQADKSRKELRDVESSDSKQRVADDASTGGFGGAHSDGGQDEVEQENGLDVIR
- a CDS encoding nucleotide-binding protein, giving the protein MVEAFAVASGKGGTGKTTSTLALGLALADDYDVTVVDADTGMANLLFHAGLADVDVTLHDLLLADADAAVSDAVYERHGMRVVPCGTSLSDFRAAEPERLRDVVAELASDTDVLLLDSPATLASRDAVLPVVLADRTVLVVEPTIPAISDALKVQEYAASYGTGVAGVLFNRVTDGDAVDRVAAKADRYFEGPTLAAVPEDDAARAARRAGEPLLAHAPDSDAAAAYRTAVDALDVQASDADAVADRFRSAVVPDQP
- the phnC gene encoding phosphonate ABC transporter ATP-binding protein — translated: MTLDVTDLTKTYSSGDEALRGVSLSVEGNETTAMIGPSGAGKSTFIRCINRLTEPTSGTVTLDGTELTALGDDALREARGDIGMIFQEYNLVERLTVMENVLTGRLSYVSAWQAFRRSFPPEDIRRAYDILDRVGLGDMEDKRADELSGGQRQRVGIARALIQQPKILLVDEPTSSLDPETSNTVMQLLTEIAAERDIPVLINIHEVDLAVEYADRIVGLHDGELVFDGTPSELDDAGFDRVYRGIERPDADTSASTPADSESAAPLDADPGRSLPGEP